The Streptomyces sp. NBC_00691 genome has a segment encoding these proteins:
- a CDS encoding DNA alkylation repair protein has product MTETASPAGGPTGTPDPASAGPPDRALVGTPDSALAGIPDSALADTLLERLTAVYPAAGNPFRAQEMVAYMKGVAPFLGLRTPERRALSRTVLDGTPRPDEQDCAAVALRCFELPEREYHYFAVDYLRRHVKRCSSGFLPVARRLVTTVSWWDTVDHLAAHVVGGLVAADPALGDRMDEWIEDEDPWVARTAILHQLRFKDATDADRLFAHCLRRAADTDFFLRKAIGWSLREYGKTAPAEVRSFVAAHTARLSPLSVREALKHL; this is encoded by the coding sequence ATGACCGAGACCGCGTCACCGGCCGGCGGCCCCACCGGCACTCCGGACCCTGCCTCCGCCGGACCTCCGGACCGGGCGCTCGTCGGCACCCCCGACAGCGCCCTCGCCGGTATCCCGGACAGCGCCCTCGCCGACACCCTCCTGGAGCGGCTCACCGCCGTCTACCCGGCCGCGGGGAACCCCTTCCGGGCGCAGGAGATGGTCGCGTACATGAAGGGGGTCGCCCCCTTCCTCGGGCTGCGCACCCCCGAGCGCCGGGCCCTGTCCCGCACCGTCCTCGACGGCACCCCCCGCCCGGACGAGCAGGACTGCGCCGCCGTCGCCCTGCGCTGCTTCGAGCTGCCCGAGCGGGAGTACCACTACTTCGCCGTCGACTATCTGCGCCGCCATGTGAAGCGCTGCTCGTCCGGGTTCCTGCCCGTGGCCCGCCGGCTCGTCACCACCGTCTCCTGGTGGGACACGGTCGACCACCTCGCCGCGCATGTCGTGGGCGGTCTGGTCGCGGCCGATCCCGCCCTGGGCGACCGCATGGACGAGTGGATCGAGGACGAGGACCCGTGGGTGGCCCGGACGGCGATCCTCCACCAGCTGCGGTTCAAGGACGCCACCGACGCGGACCGGCTCTTCGCCCACTGTCTGCGCCGCGCCGCCGACACCGACTTCTTCCTCCGCAAGGCCATCGGCTGGAGCCTGCGCGAGTACGGCAAGACGGCCCCGGCCGAGGTCCGCTCGTTCGTCGCCGCGCACACGGCCCGGCTCTCGCCGCTCTCTGTCCGCGAGGCCCTCAAGCACCTCTGA